The following proteins are encoded in a genomic region of bacterium:
- a CDS encoding 2-oxoglutarate dehydrogenase E1 component encodes MSKNTALTAYRSWGYLKANLDYFNRLEPITHPDIAELKIDPSERERLEKIYCGPIGAEFMHIPFRDRVEWITNELENTKASPKNREWVLKRLASAELFEGFLHTRYVAAKRFSLEGSAAIIPIMDRILTLAAEANYDIAMIAMAHRGRLTVISHCLGSSPAKIFADFEDVDPKSVLGSGDVKYHRGANGVYETPDGKTIRVHLSSNPSHLEAVNPVIMGRARARQERLHDTKHEKVLCIILHGDAAFAGQGITAETLNFAQLRGFNIGGTIQIITNNLMGFTAVPSSLHSSRFASDAMKRLPAPIFHVNGEEVDAAVRVAELAFNYRHEFKDDVLIDSIGYRKYGHNEADDPTATSPVLYEALKKRPQLYKIYAEQIGYTKEKLAKIEEEITTVYSHDLDEGRTYKEKPTYFVLPEYWNGYEGGIYKKEYEARTGVALETIQQIANTICKTPENFNCHPKVLKLLEQRIEMSQGKRNVDWGAAELFAFGSLLLEGHPVRLVGQDSRRGTFNHRHAVQYDMKTNQEYIGLRQLNNNQSRFAVYDSQLSEAAAVGFEYGFSRDYPEALVCWEAQFGDFVNGAQIIIDQFLSAGEDKWGLLSGLVLLLPHGFEGQGPEHSSARLERFLQLCGEDNMQVCVPSNAGQHFHLLRRQVKRPWRKPLIVMTPKSMLRAAPATVPVSELENGQFQTVIGDAEHFEAERVLICSGKISHELTEERRKRDDRRVAIVRLEQLYPFPEEELRIELDRYTRANSIVWVQEEPANMGALFFVKPFLDRLAGDKTVRTVKRSASASPATGSPKAHALEQQAIIQLCFAF; translated from the coding sequence ATGTCGAAAAATACAGCTCTAACTGCATACCGATCCTGGGGATACCTCAAAGCAAATCTTGATTATTTCAATCGTTTAGAACCGATTACACATCCTGATATTGCCGAATTAAAAATCGATCCTTCCGAGAGAGAAAGACTCGAGAAGATCTACTGTGGCCCGATCGGTGCTGAGTTCATGCACATCCCGTTTCGCGATCGAGTCGAGTGGATTACTAACGAACTAGAGAACACAAAAGCTTCCCCAAAAAATAGAGAATGGGTGCTTAAGCGACTTGCTTCAGCAGAACTTTTCGAGGGGTTTTTGCATACACGTTATGTTGCGGCCAAACGTTTCTCACTCGAAGGTAGCGCTGCAATTATTCCAATAATGGATCGCATTCTCACACTTGCCGCTGAAGCCAATTACGATATTGCGATGATTGCGATGGCGCACCGTGGACGCTTAACAGTCATTTCACACTGCCTCGGTTCTTCTCCTGCAAAGATTTTTGCAGATTTTGAAGATGTTGACCCCAAAAGTGTGCTTGGTAGTGGTGACGTAAAGTATCATCGCGGCGCAAACGGAGTCTACGAAACGCCCGATGGCAAAACTATCCGTGTGCATCTTTCTTCAAATCCCAGCCATCTTGAAGCAGTCAATCCTGTAATCATGGGACGTGCGCGCGCGCGCCAGGAGCGCCTCCACGATACTAAGCACGAGAAAGTCCTTTGCATTATTCTACATGGAGACGCTGCCTTTGCTGGCCAAGGGATTACTGCTGAAACATTAAACTTTGCTCAACTCCGTGGCTTTAACATCGGCGGAACAATTCAGATCATTACTAATAATTTAATGGGATTCACTGCAGTGCCAAGTTCATTGCATTCATCACGCTTCGCATCTGACGCTATGAAACGACTGCCCGCACCAATTTTTCACGTGAACGGTGAAGAAGTTGATGCAGCGGTGCGTGTTGCCGAGCTTGCGTTTAATTACCGTCATGAATTTAAAGATGACGTGCTGATTGATTCGATTGGTTATCGCAAATACGGACACAACGAAGCCGACGACCCGACAGCAACTTCTCCAGTGCTCTATGAGGCGCTAAAGAAGCGTCCACAACTTTATAAAATCTATGCTGAGCAAATTGGCTACACCAAAGAGAAGCTTGCCAAGATTGAAGAAGAAATTACCACAGTCTATAGCCATGACCTTGACGAGGGCAGAACTTATAAAGAAAAGCCCACCTACTTTGTGCTCCCTGAATACTGGAACGGCTATGAAGGTGGCATCTATAAAAAAGAATATGAGGCACGTACCGGAGTAGCGCTGGAGACAATTCAGCAAATTGCCAATACGATTTGTAAAACGCCTGAGAATTTCAACTGCCACCCGAAGGTCTTAAAACTTCTGGAACAACGCATTGAAATGTCTCAAGGCAAACGCAATGTGGACTGGGGAGCAGCTGAGCTTTTTGCTTTTGGATCATTACTACTTGAAGGCCATCCAGTGCGTCTTGTCGGTCAAGATAGTCGCCGCGGTACATTTAACCATCGTCATGCCGTCCAATACGACATGAAAACAAATCAAGAATATATTGGGCTGCGCCAGTTAAACAATAACCAGTCCCGCTTTGCAGTCTACGATTCCCAACTTTCTGAAGCCGCTGCTGTTGGCTTCGAATACGGATTTAGTCGTGACTACCCAGAGGCCCTTGTTTGCTGGGAAGCTCAATTTGGCGACTTTGTAAATGGTGCGCAAATCATCATCGATCAGTTTCTCTCGGCAGGTGAAGACAAATGGGGATTACTTTCTGGTTTAGTCTTACTTCTCCCGCATGGGTTTGAAGGGCAAGGCCCAGAGCATTCAAGTGCCCGACTTGAACGCTTCCTACAACTTTGCGGCGAGGATAATATGCAGGTTTGCGTGCCTTCTAATGCCGGCCAGCACTTTCATTTGTTGAGAAGACAAGTTAAACGCCCTTGGAGAAAACCACTGATTGTCATGACGCCTAAGAGCATGCTCCGAGCAGCTCCAGCAACTGTTCCCGTAAGTGAACTTGAAAATGGACAGTTTCAGACGGTAATTGGAGATGCAGAGCATTTTGAAGCAGAGCGCGTGCTGATCTGCTCAGGCAAGATCTCTCACGAACTAACAGAAGAGCGTCGCAAACGTGACGATCGCCGCGTGGCAATTGTCCGCCTCGAACAACTTTACCCCTTTCCAGAGGAAGAGTTACGCATCGAACTAGACCGCTACACTAGAGCTAATTCAATTGTCTGGGTCCAAGAAGAGCCAGCAAATATGGGTGCGCTATTTTTTGTGAAGCCTTTCTTAGACCGTTTAGCAGGTGATAAAACTGTGCGCACAGTAAAGCGCTCAGCTAGTGCAAGCCCTGCAACAGGCTCACCCAAGGCGCATGCGCTGGAGCAGCAGGCGATAATTCAACTATGTTTTGCCTTCTAA
- the typA gene encoding translational GTPase TypA, with protein MSTTAQNNKIRNIAIIAHVDHGKTTLVDHLLRQSGTFRENQDVAERLMDSMDLERERGITIAAKNCSIRYGDIKINIVDTPGHADFGGEVERALKMVDGAILLVDSSEGPLPQTRFVLRKALEAKLPIIAVINKIDRQDARPQEVLNEIYDLFIDLDANEDQIDFPVLYAIGREGMAKKSLTDESSDLRPLFEAIIQTVPPPTYDTSEPFQMLVINIGYSDYLGRLAIGRVYNGSAKVNDQLVCLNKHGDIVPLRVSKIQTYEGVAFRESQAAHPGDVIVLSGIEDAEIGDTVCVKENPKALPRVTVDEPTMSMTFGPNTSPLAGREGKFVQSRKILERLQKEALHNVAIRVEEVAGSESFTVKGRGEFQMAILVETMRREGYELTIGKPQIIYREINGQKHEPIEHLFIDADEQFIGVVTEKLSIRKGRMLNLINHGTGRVRVEFSVPSRGLIGYRTEFLTDTRGTGIMNSYLLGYEEFRGDFPSRVTGSLVSDRNGDTIPYALFHLEPRGVLFVPPGVPVYEGMIVGEHNRDNDLNVNPCKTKKLTNVRASGKDDNVLLSPVQPMNIELAIEFIRDDESIEVTPVSIRLRKNILPANQRS; from the coding sequence ATGAGTACAACTGCACAAAACAATAAGATCCGTAATATTGCCATCATCGCTCACGTCGACCATGGCAAAACCACACTTGTCGATCATCTCTTACGCCAAAGCGGAACATTCCGAGAAAACCAAGATGTTGCTGAACGCTTAATGGATTCGATGGATCTAGAACGCGAACGCGGGATTACGATTGCCGCAAAAAACTGTTCGATTCGTTACGGTGACATTAAAATTAATATTGTCGATACTCCTGGACACGCTGATTTCGGAGGTGAAGTAGAGCGGGCGTTAAAAATGGTAGATGGGGCAATTCTGCTGGTTGATAGTTCCGAAGGACCCTTACCACAGACTCGTTTCGTGCTGCGTAAAGCACTTGAAGCAAAATTGCCAATCATCGCTGTGATTAACAAGATCGACCGGCAAGATGCTCGCCCTCAAGAAGTTTTAAATGAAATTTACGATCTCTTTATCGATCTCGATGCAAATGAAGATCAAATCGATTTTCCCGTACTCTATGCAATTGGTCGCGAAGGCATGGCGAAAAAATCTCTGACTGATGAGAGTTCGGACCTCAGACCATTATTTGAAGCAATTATCCAAACCGTTCCACCTCCAACATACGACACGAGTGAACCTTTTCAGATGCTAGTGATCAATATCGGCTACTCTGACTATCTTGGGAGACTTGCGATCGGACGCGTCTATAACGGTAGTGCTAAGGTAAACGATCAGCTTGTCTGCTTAAATAAGCACGGAGATATCGTCCCTTTACGCGTCTCAAAAATTCAAACCTACGAAGGTGTTGCTTTTCGCGAAAGTCAAGCAGCTCATCCTGGAGACGTAATTGTTCTTTCTGGCATTGAAGATGCTGAAATTGGCGATACTGTCTGCGTTAAAGAAAACCCAAAAGCACTGCCCCGCGTCACAGTTGACGAGCCGACGATGTCAATGACCTTCGGGCCTAACACCTCCCCGCTTGCCGGACGTGAAGGAAAATTTGTGCAATCTCGCAAGATTCTAGAACGCTTACAAAAAGAAGCGCTACATAACGTTGCTATCCGCGTTGAAGAGGTAGCTGGCAGCGAAAGCTTTACGGTCAAAGGGCGCGGCGAATTCCAAATGGCAATTCTCGTTGAAACTATGCGCCGTGAAGGCTACGAGCTTACGATCGGCAAGCCGCAGATTATCTATAGAGAAATTAACGGACAAAAACACGAACCGATTGAGCATCTTTTTATCGATGCCGATGAGCAGTTTATCGGGGTTGTCACCGAAAAACTATCAATCCGTAAAGGACGCATGCTCAACTTAATCAATCACGGCACTGGACGCGTGCGTGTTGAGTTTTCTGTGCCTTCACGTGGCTTAATCGGTTATCGCACTGAATTTCTAACCGACACACGTGGCACAGGAATTATGAACTCATATTTACTCGGCTATGAAGAATTCCGGGGTGATTTTCCAAGCCGTGTGACTGGCTCACTTGTCTCCGACCGTAATGGTGATACGATTCCTTATGCCCTCTTCCATCTCGAACCGCGTGGAGTGCTCTTTGTTCCTCCTGGCGTTCCTGTCTATGAAGGCATGATTGTCGGTGAGCATAACCGTGATAACGATCTTAACGTCAATCCTTGTAAAACTAAGAAATTGACCAACGTCCGTGCATCCGGAAAAGATGATAACGTGCTTTTAAGTCCAGTTCAGCCAATGAATATTGAGCTTGCGATTGAATTCATCCGCGACGACGAATCTATTGAAGTTACTCCGGTTTCAATTCGCCTGCGTAAGAATATTCTTCCAGCTAACCAACGTTCTTAG